The DNA sequence TGAACCCTCGGCCTCCACGAGTTCGATGGAGCGGATGAAGTCGTCCTCGTCGGCGCGCAGGTTCACATACGCCGTCTGGCCGAGGGCGGCCGCGGCCATGTTCATAGGCACGGGCCAGTTCCTTTGCTGGGACAGTGTCGAAGCCGCGTAGCCGCACATCACCGGCATGCGGGCCGAGGTTGAGATGACGGCTTCCGCCATACGCTCGTCGAAGCCCGGGGCCCACTGGTCCACCGGGATGGGGAAGGCCACGTCGAGGCCCAGCACTTTGGCGCCGGCGCCGGCCGCAGCCTCAATCGCTTCCGCGAAGTAGCCGTGCCAGAGGAGCAATGGCTCGCGGAACCGGTCGAGGGACTTCTGGTCCACGACGATCAGGACGATGTCTTTGGGCTGCACGGGCTGCGCGGCGACGAAGTAGAGATCGCCTGCTTTCAGGTGCAGCAGGTGGATGAGGTGAGTTTGGCTGAAGGCGTAGGCGAAGACCGTCGCGCATAGCGCTATGAACAGTACCGCGGAGATCAGTCTCCATTTGCCGCCTCGCAAACCATCCTCCCTTTGGACTAAAAACCCAGTGTAGACGAAGTGCCGGGATGGCCTGCCCATGTTATAAGCTCAAGCGCATGAAGTCTCTTTTTCTGCTGTTGGCCGCTCCGGTGCTGTTGGCCCAGTCCGGCCAGAAGTTCGCCGAACTCAGGAACTTGCGGCTGGAGAGCGGGCAGACTCTGGCGGCCTGCCGCGTCGGATACCGCACGTACGGGAAGCTCAACACGGCGGGCACCAATGCCATCCTGTGGCCCACGTGGTTTTCCGGCAAGACCGACCAGTTGGAGGGCTTCCTGGGCCCGGGAAAGATGGTGGATACCGGCAAGTTCTACGTCATCACCGTGGACGCGCTGGGCAACGGAGTGAGTTGCTCTCCGTCCAACACGCCGGGCACCTTTCCAGCCATCACCATCAAGGACATGGTGGACTCCGAGTACCGGCTGCTGACTGAGCAACTCGGCGTGAAGAGCCTGCACGCGGTGATGGGTATCTCCATGGGTGGCATGCAGACCTTTCAGTGGATGGTGGCCTATCCCGGGTTCGTTCGCCGGGCAGTGCCCATTGTCGGTTCAGCCAAGCTGACTTCGGCCGATCTGCTTCTCTGGCAGGCGGAACTTTCGGCCATCGAAGCAGTGCAGAAAGCAGGCGGAGATCCTCGGACGGCCATGCCCGCCGTGCTGGCGATGCACGAGTTCGCCTTGAGTACACCGCAGCATGAGGTGAACAAAACTCCCGCGGCCGGTTTTCCGGCGCTGCTGCAAACTCTGCAGGAGAATGCCCGCACCGGCATGGATCCGCGGGATTGGGCCGCGCAGTTGCGCGCCATGATGGCCCACGACGTCACGAAGCCATTTGGGGGTTCGATGGAGAAGGCGGGAGCGGCGGTACACGCCAAGGTACTGGCTGTGGTGGCGCTGCAGGATCACATGGTGAATCCTGCGTCGGCGCTCCAGATGGCGGAGACTGCCGGTTTCGAGGTCCTGCGTTTGACCGGCGACTGCGGACACGGTGCGCCCGGCTGCGAGTCCGCCAAAATGAACGCGGCCGTGGCGGAATTTCTGGCGCGGCCGTAGGACACCGTGTCGTGCTCAGGCTGACAGCTACGCCTCCGAAACGGTCTCCTCAGTGTCCGGCGTTTCTGAGTAGCGGAACGGCGAGCCCCTGCAATCCGTTCCAGGCGATCTGCACGCCGATGCAGAAGAGGATGAAGCTCGACAGGCGCATGACGACACTCATGCCCGTTGGACCCAGGGCCCGGCTCATGCGCTCGGCTGAGGCGTAGCAGAGCCAGATGAGAATGCAGATCGCGCCGGCGCCGAAGATCGAGGCCACCAATGCCTCCAGCGAAAAGAGCGATGGCGTGTCCAGGCGTTTGGGCAGGTTGGCGCCCAGCGTGATGGCGACCGAGATGGAGCCCGGCCCCACTGTCAGCGGCAGGGTGAACGGGTAGAACGAACGTGTCAGCAGGTCGACGTCCGTCACGCTCTGCTGGTCTTTGTTGGGGCGGTCGGGTTGGTTGAGCAACGCCCACCCGGCGGCGGCCACGACGATGCCTCCACCCACCTGGACGGCCGACAGGGAGATACCGAAGAAGGCCAGCACATGAGCCCCGATGAAGAGCGAGGCCATGAGGAGGGCGAAGCTGTTCATCGCAACCTTGCGCGCCAGGCGGTGCTGCACCTTATGCGGATGGTTGCCGGTGAGAGTGAGAAAGATCGGCGCGCCGCCCAGTGGATTCACGATGGGGAACAAGGTCGCGGCGATAAACACCGCGGCCTTGGCGACATCGGGGGCGGAAAACTGAATGGGCATGGGTGTGCTTTCAGTTTAGGCCGCTGGTGAGTCTAGTTCTGCCCGTAGGTGGCGCCGGGACCATGCTTCCGCAGGAAATGCTCGTCGTGCAACGCCTGGCCGATCGCCGCGAGGCTTGGGTTCAATCCAACTGTGATTGAGGCCATGCGGGCGATCTCCTCCAACAGCACGGCATTCATTGCCGCCTTGGCCGGCGTTGCGCCCCAGGCGAAGGGGCCGTGGCTGGATACCAGCACTC is a window from the uncultured Paludibaculum sp. genome containing:
- a CDS encoding alpha/beta fold hydrolase, with the translated sequence MKSLFLLLAAPVLLAQSGQKFAELRNLRLESGQTLAACRVGYRTYGKLNTAGTNAILWPTWFSGKTDQLEGFLGPGKMVDTGKFYVITVDALGNGVSCSPSNTPGTFPAITIKDMVDSEYRLLTEQLGVKSLHAVMGISMGGMQTFQWMVAYPGFVRRAVPIVGSAKLTSADLLLWQAELSAIEAVQKAGGDPRTAMPAVLAMHEFALSTPQHEVNKTPAAGFPALLQTLQENARTGMDPRDWAAQLRAMMAHDVTKPFGGSMEKAGAAVHAKVLAVVALQDHMVNPASALQMAETAGFEVLRLTGDCGHGAPGCESAKMNAAVAEFLARP
- a CDS encoding MarC family protein; this encodes MPIQFSAPDVAKAAVFIAATLFPIVNPLGGAPIFLTLTGNHPHKVQHRLARKVAMNSFALLMASLFIGAHVLAFFGISLSAVQVGGGIVVAAAGWALLNQPDRPNKDQQSVTDVDLLTRSFYPFTLPLTVGPGSISVAITLGANLPKRLDTPSLFSLEALVASIFGAGAICILIWLCYASAERMSRALGPTGMSVVMRLSSFILFCIGVQIAWNGLQGLAVPLLRNAGH